The stretch of DNA AAATGAAATTGATGGTGCCCCTTCTGGCAACCCAGTTGAAAAACCCGGAATTCGCGCAACAGGTCAAGGCTGCAGCCGACAAATATTTCAGCGATCCAAAGTCGCTGACGCTTTCGGCAACCCCCGACCAGCCGGTGACGTTTGCATCGATTGCTGCAACCGCATCGCTTGATCCGACAAAGATCATCCAGTTGCTGAAAGTCGGCATTTCCGCCAACGACTGATCTGAACTTTGACTAAGAAAAACCCGGCGCTAAGCCGGGTTTTTTTGTATTGAGAAGTTGTCGATCAACTCTTTTGCGTTGGCGGTGCCAGACGAATATGCAAATCGCGCAATTGTGCCGGGCCGACATTCGACGGCGCGCCCATAAGCAAATCGAGTGCCTGCTGGTTCATGGGGAACAGCGAGATTTCGCGCAGGTTCTTTGCACCGACCAGAAGCATGATCACGCGGTCCACACCCGCCGCCATGCCGCCATGCGGCGGCGCGCCATACTGGAATGCACGATAAAGTCCGCCAAAGCGTTCTTCCACATCCTGCTGGCTGAGCCCCACTTTTTCAAACGCCTTGACCATGACTTCCGGTAACTGGTTACGGATCGAGCCTGATGCAATTTCAAAACCGTTGCAGACCAGATCATACTGATAGGCCTTCAGCGACAACGGGTCCTGGTTTTCCAGCGCATCCATTCCGCCCTGCGGCATGGAGAAAGGGTTGTGGGCAAAATCGAGCTTCTTGTTGTCCTCGTCCCATTCGTAGAACGGGAAATCGATGATCCATGCAAGCTCGAAACGCTCGCGGTCAACGAGGTTCAATTCCTCGCCTGCACGCGTACGTGCGTCACCGGCAAACCTGTAGAACTTCTTCGGATCACCAGCGACAAAGAAGCAGGCGTCACCATCATCAAGCCCAAGCTGGGTGCGGATCGCTTCGGTGCGTTCCTCGCCAATATTCTTGGCAAGCGGTCCAGCGCCTTCGAGCTTGTCGCTTTCCTTGCGCCAGAAAATATAGCCCAAACCCGGCTGGCCTTCGCTCTGCGCCCATGAATTCATACGGTCGCAGAACGCACGGCTGCCGCCGGTCTTGGCCGGAATAGCCCACACCTCGACCTTTGGGTCATTGGCGATCATGTTGGCAAAGACCTTGAAGCCGGAACCGGCGAAATGCTCGGTCACGGCCTGCATTTCAATCGGGTTGCGCAGATCCGGCTTGTCCGAACCATAGGTGCGGACGGCATCGTCATAAGCAATGCGGCGGAATTTCTGCGTAACCGGCTTGCCTTCAGCAAATTCTTCGAAAATGCCACGCATGACCGGCTCCATCGTCTCCCAGATTTCTTCTTGGGTGACAAAGCTCATTTCAA from Brucella sp. BE17 encodes:
- the aspS gene encoding aspartate--tRNA ligase, whose protein sequence is MHRYRSHTCAALRKTDVGSTVRLSGWVHRVRDHGGILFIDVRDHYGITQVVADPDSPAFKVAETVRGEWVIRVDGEVKARADDAVNANLPTGDVEIFATEIEVLAAAKELPLPVFGEPDYPEDIRLKYRFLDLRRETLHKNIMSRTKIIAAMRRRMSEIGFNEFTTPILTASSPEGARDFLVPSRIHEGQFYALPQAPQQYKQLLMVAGFDRYFQIAPCFRDEDPRADRLPGEFYQLDVEMSFVTQEEIWETMEPVMRGIFEEFAEGKPVTQKFRRIAYDDAVRTYGSDKPDLRNPIEMQAVTEHFAGSGFKVFANMIANDPKVEVWAIPAKTGGSRAFCDRMNSWAQSEGQPGLGYIFWRKESDKLEGAGPLAKNIGEERTEAIRTQLGLDDGDACFFVAGDPKKFYRFAGDARTRAGEELNLVDRERFELAWIIDFPFYEWDEDNKKLDFAHNPFSMPQGGMDALENQDPLSLKAYQYDLVCNGFEIASGSIRNQLPEVMVKAFEKVGLSQQDVEERFGGLYRAFQYGAPPHGGMAAGVDRVIMLLVGAKNLREISLFPMNQQALDLLMGAPSNVGPAQLRDLHIRLAPPTQKS